In Cyclobacteriaceae bacterium, the DNA window TATTTGATGGTATCGCTGAGCACGAAGAAGTAGTTGTAAAAGGCACCATGCAATTAAAAGGTCTTGCATTCGGATATTAAACCATAAGCGTATGATACAGGCTCAGATTTTTTTCGACAGAGACAAGTTCAAGGACGACAAGCCCATGACCGATTACATTATGGAGTTCCTGGCAGAGAATGACATCATTGGCGCTACTGCTTTTCGTGGTGAGCTTGGATTTGGCGAGAATCAAAAGATCAATCGCCCTGGAAGACTTTTCTCCTTTGATGAACCTCCAATGGTGGTAACGTTCATCGATGAAGATGACAAAGTCAGGAAAGTGCTTACTGCCTACAGAAAAAAAGTTAAGAGTGGATTTATTGTTCTTACCCACGTAGAGATCTGGAAATAAGATGATACGCGGCCTCCTGATATTTTCCCTTACCAACCGATGGATTGTCATTGCTTTGGCAATCG includes these proteins:
- a CDS encoding DUF190 domain-containing protein, yielding MIQAQIFFDRDKFKDDKPMTDYIMEFLAENDIIGATAFRGELGFGENQKINRPGRLFSFDEPPMVVTFIDEDDKVRKVLTAYRKKVKSGFIVLTHVEIWK